Proteins from a genomic interval of Desulfovulcanus ferrireducens:
- a CDS encoding TIGR00730 family Rossman fold protein, whose product MPLSRQFVIDELSYKDPWRLFKIMAEFVDGFEDLHDLGPAVSIFGSARAHPEDKIYQLTYDIAQKLAQAGYAVITGGGPGLMEAGNKGAVDGGGRSVGLHIHLPFEQKPNDYLNLKCDFRYFFVRKVMFIKYAMAYVVMPGGFGTLDELSEALVLTQTKRIKPFPIIMVGKEFWAGLVEWFKEQLLKNNYINEKDLDLFYIVDEPDEVVKIIRRLVII is encoded by the coding sequence ATGCCCTTAAGCAGACAATTTGTTATCGACGAATTATCCTACAAAGATCCGTGGCGCCTGTTTAAAATTATGGCCGAATTTGTGGATGGTTTTGAAGATTTACACGACTTGGGACCGGCTGTATCCATTTTCGGTTCTGCCCGTGCTCATCCCGAAGACAAAATATACCAACTTACTTATGATATCGCCCAAAAACTGGCTCAGGCCGGATACGCCGTGATCACGGGTGGCGGGCCAGGCCTTATGGAAGCCGGGAACAAGGGAGCGGTTGACGGTGGTGGACGTTCTGTAGGACTGCACATTCATCTGCCCTTTGAACAAAAACCAAATGACTATCTCAACCTGAAATGTGACTTTCGCTACTTTTTTGTACGAAAAGTCATGTTCATAAAGTACGCCATGGCTTATGTGGTTATGCCCGGAGGATTCGGAACCCTGGATGAACTCAGCGAAGCTCTGGTACTGACCCAGACCAAAAGGATAAAGCCCTTCCCTATTATCATGGTCGGCAAGGAATTTTGGGCTGGATTGGTTGAGTGGTTCAAGGAGCAGTTGCTCAAAAATAATTACATTAATGAAAAAGACCTGGATCTTTTTTATATTGTAGACGAACCAGATGAAGTGGTAAAAATCATCAGACGGTTAGTCATAATTTAG
- a CDS encoding tetratricopeptide repeat protein, with product MSVELTKSRNQLNSVGTLLKQKKTQAAVIAMYEGLLGILRCKLMAREKKELAELIEKNVYILNNNQQLREVYPILLEYKPGNEKKLLSQLKEIIDVLQEDLANEAQKQLAELERKKQESLKKAKKLLEEKEIDQADRIFQQLIKEFDKDFKLKIDISDSLIDAEEYKKAIEYLKLAYKDNPQSVHIFNRLGMALRKLGRFAEAEKAYLQALKLNPKDEYLYFNIGRLYLENKDWEKAIQMSKKALELNPQFEQAQKMLSFVQKKLK from the coding sequence ATGTCAGTTGAATTAACCAAAAGCAGAAATCAGCTAAACAGTGTGGGCACGTTGTTAAAACAAAAAAAAACCCAGGCTGCTGTTATAGCTATGTATGAAGGGCTACTTGGAATTCTGCGCTGCAAACTGATGGCCAGAGAAAAGAAAGAACTGGCTGAACTCATAGAAAAAAATGTCTATATTTTAAACAACAACCAACAGTTAAGAGAAGTATATCCCATTCTACTGGAATACAAGCCTGGCAATGAAAAAAAACTACTATCGCAACTCAAAGAAATAATCGACGTGCTCCAGGAAGATTTGGCCAACGAGGCCCAAAAACAATTGGCTGAGCTGGAAAGGAAGAAACAGGAGTCTCTAAAAAAGGCCAAAAAACTCCTTGAAGAAAAGGAAATTGACCAAGCTGATCGAATTTTTCAACAACTGATCAAAGAATTTGACAAAGATTTTAAACTCAAAATCGATATTAGTGACAGCTTAATCGATGCTGAGGAGTACAAAAAGGCCATCGAATACCTGAAGTTGGCGTACAAAGATAATCCTCAATCAGTGCACATCTTCAACCGGTTGGGCATGGCTCTGCGCAAACTGGGACGCTTTGCTGAAGCGGAGAAGGCCTACCTCCAAGCCCTCAAACTTAATCCAAAAGACGAATATCTTTATTTTAATATAGGCCGTCTCTATCTTGAAAATAAAGACTGGGAAAAGGCGATTCAGATGAGCAAAAAGGCCCTGGAGTTAAATCCTCAATTTGAACAGGCCCAGAAAATGCTCTCCTTTGTCCAAAAAAAGCTTAAATGA
- a CDS encoding Smr/MutS family protein — protein MYKPFDKLKKIKIPDRQPKPVPIKEETVDQDEDEKALFLSAMAGVKPLKKKGRQVPGHKNFLQSRPNKDSAEQDALEKFLRGEIEFDIEFSDEYVHGYVHGLDSRIFRKLKNGQFSIQAHLDLHGMNTDQAKLALLYFMREQYVHNKRCVLLIPGRGKNSPLGMGVLKKEVQHWLTREPLKRVVLAFCTALPKHGGTGALYVLLRKYKKTRGKIIWDKYLLDLQP, from the coding sequence ATGTACAAGCCTTTTGACAAACTGAAAAAAATAAAAATCCCGGACAGGCAACCAAAGCCTGTTCCTATTAAGGAAGAAACTGTTGACCAGGACGAGGATGAAAAGGCCCTCTTTTTAAGTGCCATGGCCGGAGTTAAGCCTTTAAAAAAAAAGGGACGCCAAGTTCCTGGGCATAAAAATTTTCTGCAGTCTCGTCCAAACAAAGACAGCGCAGAACAAGATGCCCTGGAAAAATTTTTACGTGGCGAAATCGAATTTGATATAGAGTTTAGTGATGAATACGTTCATGGTTACGTGCATGGACTTGACTCCAGGATATTTCGCAAACTTAAAAATGGTCAATTCAGCATCCAGGCTCACCTGGATTTGCACGGCATGAATACTGACCAGGCAAAGTTAGCCCTACTATACTTTATGCGCGAGCAATATGTGCACAATAAAAGATGTGTTTTACTGATTCCCGGCCGAGGGAAAAATTCCCCTTTGGGGATGGGAGTATTAAAGAAGGAAGTTCAACACTGGCTAACCAGAGAACCACTAAAAAGAGTAGTCCTGGCCTTTTGTACTGCTTTGCCCAAACATGGCGGAACAGGTGCCCTATATGTTTTGCTCCGCAAATATAAAAAGACCAGAGGAAAAATAATATGGGATAAGTATCTGCTGGATTTACAGCCTTAA